TCACAGAAAGGTTGTTTGACTATTTTGTTGGTATATGTGGATAATATCATTGTTACAGGAAATGACATTAAGGAGCAACAACAACTAGAGAAAGATCTAGCTCGCGAATTTGATATCAAAGATCTGGGTAAGCTTAAGTATTTTTTGGAGATAGAAGTGGCCTACTCTAAAGatggtatttttctttctcaaaggaaatataccATGGATCTGTTGAAGGAAACAGGGATGCTTGGTGGTCGGACAACAGGCACTCCTGTAGAGCCTAATCTAAAATTGGGAAATTCTAATAGTCCGGCTGTGGAGAAAGGAAGGTATCAGCAATTAGTGGGACGACTGATTTACTTATCTCACACCAGGCCTGACATCGCATTTGCAGTCAGCTTGGTGAGTCAGTTCATGCATAATCCCACTAAGGAGCATATGCAAGCGGTGAGAAGAATCCTATGCTACCTTAAAACAACTCCTGGAAAAGGCTTGTTGTTCAGACCAGGAAAGGAAATGGAAGTGGTAGGATATACGGATGCTGACTATGGGGGCTCATTGGTAGATAGGAGGTCAACTACAGGATACTGTGTCTTTCTTGGGGGTAACTTGGTGtcttggagaagcaaaaaacagaaTGTGGTGGCCCGGTCCAGTGTAGAGGCTGAGTTTAGAGCGATGGCTTTAGGTCTATGTGAGCTACTAAGGCTAAAGATAGTGTTGGAAGACCTGAGGATATCTTGTAATGGATCTATGAAGTTGTGTTGCGACAATCAGTCCGCTATTAGCATTGCACACAATCCTGTGCAACATAGCAGGATCAAACACGTGGAGATTGATCGtcactttattaaagaaaaattggaatcCAAGGAAGTTTGCATACCCTTTGTCACTTCAGCAAATCAGATTGCAGATGTATTAACAAAAGGCGTGCCTATTAAGAGGTTTGAAGCACTTATAAGCAAACTGagaatgatagatattcattcaccagcttgagggggagtgttggaagatATCGAGATCCATAAGCTGTCATTACAGATATGGTGGATTCTTTCCAACTGTTAAGATGTGATTATGTTTCCTAAATTATTGTTGTATATATAGTTTCCTTGTATGTTATGTagaatatttctttttcctttcttagacTTTCCTATAAGTGTATTCTCTTCTCTATTAATAGGGTATGTAATCTATGGATTAATATATGATTTTAGATTGAGAATTTCTCCTGCTTGGTTTCACTGATTTCCACAATAAGTACTAGGCCAGATCTTGCATATTCTATATCACTACTCAGTGGGTTTATGTCTAACCCTGGGAAAATTCATTGGGAAGCCTTAAAACATGTGTTGAAATATATTAATGgttctttgaatttttatttaaattgagaaAAGAGGCGATACACTTGACCTAGTGGGATTTGTAGACTCAGATTTTGCAGGAGATAGAGACTCCCGTAAGTACACCACAACATTTTTTTTCACCTTAAGAGGCAAttgcattagttggaagtcacAGTTGCACCCTTTGGTTGctctgtcttccactgaggTAATATGTGGTTGTTACTGATGCCTTCAAGGAAGCCATTTGGCTTCAAGGTCTCTTAAAGGAAATCCATCTCCTACAAGGTAAGGTCCAGGTATTTACTGATAGCCAGAGTGCTATTCACTTATGTAAAAATCTTGTTTATCAGAAAGAACTAAACATGTGGATGTGAAGTATCATTTTGTAAGAGATTAGGTAAGTGGTGGAGCTGTTACAATTCAGAAAGTGCCAACTGAAAACAATCCAGCCTACGTAGGAACAAAGGTAGTGACTGCAGCTAAGTTCAAGCACTGTTTGGGCTTGCTGCATGTCGGAGTTGGTTGATTAAACAACCAACACGAGCAATGAAGGTGAGAATGATAGCATGCTGCACAAATATGAGAGTGTGAGTTCACCCAAGAgtttgatgcttcaaggtggagattgttatTAGTGAAGCATCAAACGATGCAGTATTGAGCCAAGGAGTTGGAGGGCCACAATTGGCAACCTCGGGCTGCCTCATGGCAACTGATGGAGGGCCACATGGCAACCATCCTGGCATTCCAGATGGTGCCTGATTATTCCATTCCGTGAGAAGATGTATCGTGCTACACGATCAAATCGTAGCCTTTCATCTTACCTTTTCTGAAGCCCTATCTAGCCATCCAAATCTGCTATTTAGTTCACCATCGGGATTTGGAGCGTCATATCGATCAAAAACCAGAGACAAAGAGAGGTAagtccgagaaagaaagaagaaaggagaaggaaaggTGAGTGGGTTGGGAGTCTCCTCAAGGGTGCCTTGTGGCTTCCTTCGTTTTGCTCTGTACATGTTATGTCTTTATTTTCTGGTTCAATAGGTTAAGCCCTAATCTGTATTAGTGATTCTTGGGCATTTTTGGTTATCGAATCAGTGTTGTACGAAGAGTTTTGTGTGACCTTTTTTTGAGGGTGTAATCTCCATTTCTcgtatagtgcagtgagctcttcttaCTAGAGCTCAATGTAGACGTAGCCCCGAtttggggtgaaccacggtaaaaatctCTCtgtgttattttctttccatcagTTTTTGTGTTTTGCTGGTTGTGCTTTACATTTCCGATTGTGTCTCTGTTGTTGGGTCTAAAGGCTTTCAGTGATATCAAAATGTGTGTGCACGCAATTTGCTCTCTGTTTGCGCAATAGTTTAGTTCAAATTTCCAGCCCCATTTAAATCCCTTCACAAATAGGATAATCCGTTTTATCTCAATCTCCATTTAGAATCTGAACTCAGTTTCAATATATTATGGCTTTAGAAATTCCATTTCCTCttggattttcttttccctcttaTTTGTCTCTTTCTAAAAATTCGGGTGTTACAATATCACTTTTTTTGTTCATTATGCTGGTTGAAGCACTGTCTTGTTTTCCCCCAGCCTTTGGTGTTGGTTGGCTATGATGACATtagttcattattttatatatgccTGATTGGCAGGAGTCATGCATGCGATTGCTAATCACCCTTTTTCTTGTGCTTTGGGGCCTGTGGcacaagataaataatataGTTTTTGCCAGAATGGattattctatttcttttttgttgggAACCATCCTCATATCCATTTCCCCCATGGTTGAGGGACGAAGCttcttttagaattaattttatggTGTTGTTATTGGATAGTTCGTTTATGCATGCAGATATTTTGCCTTCTGTCAGTTTTGTTTCTTTGTGCAAGTTTCTCCCTTAAGGTGCCTCTCTTTTACGAGAAGTTATGATTTCTACTTATTTGCACAACTCGTTATATACTTCTGAAGTCTTCAAACTCCTCCTGTATTTATGGTTTTATTTCCTATAAAAAGTTGGTTTATTTTAGGTTGAACTATGATTCAGAATATAGTTgttctcattctttttcttacAAATTTTCTGGTCTGATTGCTGCCCCAGCTCCCATTTCTTTGTGGTGTTCCATTTCTGGAAAGAAGAGCCCCCCAAACTGCACACTTGATTGTTGGAAGGTCTGGGAAGCATCTTTTTCTCACTGACCATGATGAAGGGAAACCACCCCTTCTCCTTCGAATGGTTAACGACTCAGATGACCTGAAATTTATGTTAGTATTTACCCGTTCCCAAAAGTTCATTCAGTAGTTCACAAAGCTAAATATTGTTGCTAATGACATGATTTGTAACCTCTTTAGGTCAGCTTTAAGCTCTTTTAAGCGTCGGGTAGCATATGCAAATGCTAATTATGATTGTATCCTTCCCTATTTCACATTGACGATAGAGTTTGTACtttttcaaacataaaatctttctttttgccaaatattttaattattgtttttgctTCACTTATCTTTAAGATGTCGTTGGGTGGAGAACATCATCAATCCGCCGTCAACATGAACTTCCAGAGgttaattttgttttctgtctGTTCACTTCTTTGCTCATGTTACAGTCAGAGCATCCATATTTCTTAGAACCAAATCCCTTTTTACTTAtactttaaaatttgttttacaGTCTAATCTTCTGGTAAAGGACAAGAAATACCCACATATCGTGTATGTTGAAAGAGAAACTACTGAAAAATTTCCGAATGTAGCATCTTCCATGACTGGGAAGCAAAAGATTGATTTAGAAGGTTTGtgagattttctttttcccctttcAAATCCGTATCAGTAACAGTATGAACCATCTTCCTGTCCTGCATGTTAAAATTGCTCTGAGCATTTTGTGGGGTTCTTATGTGGACTGGAAAAACTATTGGTTCCTTGGAGGTTGGAAATGCATATGAGGTTCACTGTCTCTTCTGATAGAATGTATCTGAATTTTGTCCTCTAAGGAAGTTAAATGATCTATACATGCGGCAGTAGTAAAGTGTATTAGAATGAAAGGAAGAATTATCTGGATTTTACATGTTGAATTATCTGGATTTTATCTTCATGCtgtcttatttatattttacgaATGAGGTTGCCTGGCTGGAATTGGGTAAAGCTGAAGTCTGAACTTGGTAAATCAGTTATTTTCTGTACTTGTTTTAAAAGGTTCTGCATGTAAAATGATTAGTCCATCTCCTAATCCAAGATTCAAAAATGGCTCTCTTCCAGGGTTTCAATGCGCACAAGGCATTGAAAAGCTATTAATGTAATTTATTGATTTGGCATGAGAGACAAAAGAGATGCTATCAGCAAAGAGAGTGAAACTTCACCTTGGAAATTTATTGTCCAACTCTTAACACTCAATTGATTTTTGAGCTGCATGTGGTTCCGGAGTCAAAATTGGAGAACTCTTTTGGAAAAAtgccattttatttattttcctctcTTTGCAAGTTCAATCTTATTTCTATTAGTTCCTAATTCCTTTCAATAGACTTCCTACTGGAAGCCTAACGACAGAATGAAATCCTAATTGGTAATGTGGTGGCATTCATAGTGTTTGGAAAATTCTGGCTCTGGCATGAATgattaaacaaagaaaaaaagggaaggAGTAAGTGATGATAATTTAGTTATTGCAGGCATTTCAAATTCTACCCCTCAATCAAATGTTCCATTTAGGAAGAATCTCATTTTTGGAGGTTTTTTGgtcatcatctttatcatttggatatatattcttatttctATTCTTCATAGGTTAGTTCAGGAGTTCTGCATATTCATAATCAGCTCTGTTATCTTTGTGCTCATGAGAGAGTTGCATAATATTATTATGAAGAACCAATGAAGGTTGatactatattttattaatcttGTTAAATGTTCATTGGAATTTCAACCAACATGGGATGGTCTTTATGCGCGTGAGAGAATCATTTCATTTAATCTTTTCTGTACAGATTTCCTGTAAAATGAATTGCTTATTGGATTGTATCAAATTTCAAGTGACTTTCCCTGTCAATGAAATTCCGTTATTTTGGGAGCTAGAATCTttcaatagaaaagaaaatgaaatttattttgtatgtgcaATTTTTAGATGCACATAAGAatatcttttcctttctttattattttcttctgcTATATCTTTGTTCCAAGCATAGCATTAATAAATTGATTGGGCCCAATTAGTGCAACTTATAAACTAGAATCCTCAGTTACTTGTGTCTCAATAAGTAATAAAAGTGATGAGTTTTTTAATTACTCATTAAAGCTTATGtggaaaaaaaattccatttttgcacCATCACGACTCTATTAGCTTTTACAATGCCCCATACCTTAGGCATGTAATGCTTGATAATTTTGTGTGGTAGCATTCATGTCTTAGCTGAAAATATGCTTGCATGTGCTGGCATTTGTGTGAGGCATATAGTGATAAGTTTATGAGAGCCTAGGCAAGCCACACAAGGGCTGCGAGGATGGCCTGATTTACCTTTGCTTGTCACAAACTTAATCCTTATTGTGCAGTTTTGTGAGAAAAGGATGtgaaataatttcaattttctgATAAAGTTCATGATACTTTGTATGCATGCATATACATCCAGTCATTGTTGAGTTAGCAAACTTAACTGTCAATCTTTGTGCTTTTCAAAAATGTTCATTATTTTGAGTACTATTAGATGTAAGTGTTCCCCCTGTTCCTCATTAGCATCCTTATGTTTTTGTGTAGAGGAGATGATTAGAGGCCTCACTCAAGTACCTTGGCAGCGTGTTGACATTAGCTTTCATGAAAGTAAACAACGATATATTGCACACAGCACCATTCAGGTGAGCTTTTAAACTTTAATGGTTTCACTGTTGTATATTCTGTCCACATGCACAAGCCATTGTTGCCCCAAGGGGGGCCAACTTAAGATTTTAGGATCAATGGTAACTCAACAAATTGGTGCATGATATTTGTCATGTTACCATCACGTCTTACTTAATTATACCATGTGTTCTAtctttcttcattttattttgtctcttgtctttttgttttcctttttcttttttcatattttgtttttcttgctaCACTGAATTCAGGTTAAGAGCTATTGGTTGAATTCTGATGGTGCCGACGTGGTTTTCCACATGATAGATAACTTCCTGCTGTAACCATCTGCAAATTGGTGACCTGTGGTTGGTAATTAGTGAATCAGCTAGTTAGCTTGCCCTTTGTAGCTTGTGCAACAACAtctcaagcctttatcccaccatGTCGGTTctactacatgaattctagcttgttCCTTGTACATTTTGTATATTTTCACACATGAAGATCTTTCACTGTATATTACATGTCAATCTTGAGTTTGGAGACAATGACCTTTTCAACTCAAATTGTTTcccaatttattatataattattattttgaaaccTTTGTTCTTTTAGTATAGATCTTCAGGCTGCAATCTTTTTTTGTCTCTACTTAGTAATTGATTTTGTGAATATTATCTCTATACTCAATGACAAGTATTAAATGTTTGTATTTGAGATTCTTTTGCTGATAAGTAGTTAATGGACTTCTAATCTTAACTTTAAAACTAGTTTGGGaagatttaaatgtgtaattattccTGTATGAACATGTATCAGAAATTTCACAAGCTGTGGTTAATGGTAAATGCACTAGATCCACTTGTATTATCCTATTGTCTTTTATCTGATCACATTTCAGATTTTGTGGGTCGTACTTCATTTGCCTCTGAACCATTACAGTAGTCACTCACAGATGACTTCGTTGCCATATCTAACAACTCAAACTGTGTTGAATAATCCACGGAAGTATGGAATGATATACAAATCACGGAAGTATGGAATGAGCTTTCTAAAATCAGCCCTGATACTATCCTCCATATTTAGAAAGCTGTTCAGTTTTAGAGATTTCCAAATTTGGGGTTGGTATCTTTTGTTTCCTTGTACAGTGTATAGATTATGTTTCCATTTGTTTGTAGTTTCCTAAAAGCTGTAGTTTCCTAATCTATAGTTTCCTAAAGTTGTAGTCCTCTTCCCTATTAATAAGGAATGTAATCCTGTGCATATTGATATGAGAATGCAGAGATTTTTTCCActgttcttctatttttctacatggtatcagagtgtTTTATGATTGTCTGTTGTTTTCCTGTCAGCATTCATTACTGACCTCTTCCTACTGTTTCTTGTTTGCCTTCATCACCATCACCTTGCTGATTTGGCCTTCATTGCCATTCTTGGGCTCTTTCTCAATCAGTTTCCATTGCCAATAATTGACCTTGCTTTCTGTGTCGTTGCCATTTTTCTTTCGGCCTGCCCAGCACCTTTCTTCCCTATTCTTCCTGAACAGCCATGCTTTCTAATCATGGCATGGAGGGATCGGCTATGGTGACTAATAAGGTGCAGGGGACATGGATGAAGCCTCTACAAGGCAGAGAGCAATCCTCATCAAAGCAGGCAAAGGAGGGGCTTTGGTGCTCATCCTGCAAAAAGCCTGGACATACAAGAGATACCATGCTTCAAATTGCATGGTAAAGAGACAGTACTAAACAAACTTGGAGGTTTCAAGAACTTGCAGCCAAAGAATCA
The sequence above is a segment of the Diospyros lotus cultivar Yz01 chromosome 7, ASM1463336v1, whole genome shotgun sequence genome. Coding sequences within it:
- the LOC127806907 gene encoding uncharacterized protein LOC127806907 isoform X3, translated to MGERLAGEVLDVVKRWPEMRKISFVAHSLGGLVARYAIGRLYELFPIVETTGLSGNFSSKEQLNDPIQDPTHCFEARVAGLEPVNFITFATPHLGSRGHKQSSIRCGALKGAFCPVPGLVFWSTLQQQFSFKGQVLGALSDMKADKALGYGFYFALFHHCLVGQRSCGYHLPFLCGVPFLERRAPQTAHLIVGRSGKHLFLTDHDEGKPPLLLRMVNDSDDLKFMSALSSFKRRVAYANANYDYVVGWRTSSIRRQHELPESNLLVKDKKYPHIVYVERETTEKFPNVASSMTGKQKIDLEEEMIRGLTQVPWQRVDISFHESKQRYIAHSTIQVKSYWLNSDGADVVFHMIDNFLL